The DNA window CGATCTCTCGCGCACGCATGAAGAGCGCCTGATCGACGATGGCGGGATAGGCGCCCTCCGCGCGGATCCACATTTCGCGCGGGTTCACCACGCGGCGCTGCTTCAGCTTGAACGACACCTTCGCGAAGACATTGTTCCCGATGTATTTTTCGTTGGTCAGCACCTGATGCACCGTTGCCCGGGTCCACGGCCGGTCGAGATCGGTCCAGTGTCCTTCGGCGTTCAAGACATCCGCAATCTCGCGCTCCGTGCGCCCCTCGTTAACGAACATCTTGTACATGCGCTGGACGACCCGCTGTTCCTCCTCCGGTCCGGGGACCAGGATCACGCGGTCGGTCTGGAGGCTCTTCTGCTCGCCGCGCGACAGCTCGCCCTTCGGATTGCCATGCTCGTCGATCAGCACCCGCCGCAACCCGTATCCTGCCGCGCCGCCCTGGCGATAGCCCAGCTCCACGAGGCGGCATTGCCCGGCGAAGACCTTCACCGACAACTCGCGGCTGTACTCGCCGGCCATCACGCGTTTCACGGTCTTCAGGAGGTTCGAGCCGATGCTGCCGTCGTTCTCGAACTGCTCGCCGCAGTAGTGGACCCGGATGCCGGCGCGTGAGCAGACGTGCTCATGATAGGCGCCTTCGTCGGCATCCTGAAACCGGCCCCAACGGCTGACGTCGTAGACGAGGATGGCCTTGAAGTCGGCGTTGCCGGATTGAACCTCGGCCATGAGGTTCTGCAACGCCTCGCGGCCGTCGAGCCGCAGCCCGGATCGCCCGGAATCCTCGAACACGCGCAGGATCTGCAAGCCCCGCGCAGCGGCGTAGTTCCGAATGACGTCCAGCTGGTTCTCGGTGGAATACTTCTGGTGGTCTGTCGACATCCGGACGTAGGCGACAGCGGGCACGTCGGGCTCTGATGGGCTGGCGCCAGTCTCCCTGCTTGCCTCACGCCCTTGCATCTGCCCGGCTCCGGTTCACGTCGCAGCAATCCGGTCGGGACGGTCCGGACCGTTGCGCATGCTGCCGCGATCATTCGAGCATGCGAGCGCCTGAAAGTCGTTTCCGAAAAAGGGCAATCCCTTTCCATGCCCGGCGCATTGGCGGATCGCCTGCGGCGCGCGGCCGTCCACGCGCTTGATAATCTGCGGTCCCGTTTCGCAGTTCATATCGGCCACCTTCAAGTGAATGGTCGGTTCCCACAGGCGGCCGAACAAGACCACCGCGGGAACAAATGGATTCTGCCGTTTTCATGGCTCTCCAAAGATTTAACGGAGAGAAACATGAAGATGCGCGTGAAGATGGGCACAGTTGTGCACCCCGAGGACGTTCCGGCTAACTATCGCGCCGCCATGGCCATGGCATTGCAAGCGGAGCTCGGATCGACCCACCGGGCGATCAAGTCCGCCATGCGGTGGACCGGCGCCAGCGAGCGGACCGTGAAATACTGGTTCGCAGGCGAGCGGGGACCGAGCGGCGAGCACCTCGTGTCGCTCGCGCGTCATTCGGATGCCGTTCTGACCGCGCTGCTTGCGCTGTCGGACCGGTTGATCCTGGATGATGCCGAGAACCGGGAGCGCTGACAGGTGAAGGCGGGGCGTGGAAAGCGCACCCTTGTCTCGTGTTCGTTTTTGGTTATCTTGAATACGTACCGAGAAGGGAGAGCGTCATGCCTCGCACCACCACCATGACCGTCCGCGTCAGCGGCGCCCTGAGCGAGTTCGTCGCAACCAATGTCGGCGAAGACGGCGCCTACGAGAACGTCAGCGAATACATCCGGGACCTGATCCGTCGCGACAAGGAGCGCGCGGAGCACGAGGCTTTCGACCGATTGAGGGCCGAACTGAACCGAGCCTTCGCTGCGCCCGAGGACACCTACAAGCCGCTGACCGCCGCCGATGTGATCGCTCGGAACCGGACCTGACCGCATGGCAATCCGGATCCAGGAGGCGGCTTCGATCCGCCTCGACGAGATCTACCGATACACCCGCGACCGGTGGGGCGAGGCACAGGCCGAAACCTACATCACCGGTCTGTTCGCCGCCTTCGAGCAGATCGACACACGCGGTGTCATGTCGAGACCCGTACCGGCCGAGTTCGGCGTGAAAGGGTACTTCTTCCGCTACGAGCGGCATTTCGTGTACTGGCGACGGCTGTCAAATGGCGACATCGGCATCGTCACAATCCTTCACGAGCGGATGCATCAGATGGACCGCTTCAAGGAGGATTTCGGTTAAGCCTTTGTCCAAAAATGGAATTTCTGGATAAAATCTGAATCGCAGCCAGCCCGACAGACCTGGAGAACGTTGGATCCCGGTCCCGTCCCCTCCGCCAGATTTCCCGGTTTCTTCCGGGGTGGGCACCAAAACAGCCCACATTTACTGGTTTTTGACAGGTTCTCATCAACATCTGGCCCCAATCCTCCCGCAGAAAATGTGTGACAGAATGAGGGTTGAGATAAGGCAACGACATTCGAGGAGCTTGCCCGGAAAGTTCACGAAAGGAAGTACAAGGACAACGCCAACAACGGCAAGCATATCGCGCAGCGGATTCGGACGCTCGAAACATACTCCTTCCCAACGCTGGGCAACCTGGCCGTTTCCGAGATACACCAAGACGACATAGAAGCGGTCCTTGACCCCATCTGGACATCCAAGCCGGAAACGATGATGTCCCGAGAGATGGTGTAGCTCACCGCGGGCCTCGCGCTTTCAAGCGGGCCGAGCTGGTCAGTCGCTCTGCGCTGCAGGCAACCTGCTGCCGGTCAGCGCGTCGGCGAACCGCTCCAAGGGCGCGCGCGGGCCGCTCGACTGGTTGCCGCCGGATCCGGGCTTCCGCTGCCAGTATGTGCTGCGGTTCAGGCGGATCAGCGCGCGCTCGACGTCGCAAAGACAGGTTTCTGCGATTTCGTGCCGTCCAGGGACGACGCGACGAACCGCCTTCGCTTGCTACTCCCAACCGTCATCCAAGAAGCTCTTGAGATCAAAATCAGGGTCTCGCGCTCCCATGCGGTCAACCTGATCTTGGATCGGTCGCAGGCGTTCGAGCAGGTTCTGTCCAGCCCGTAAACGAACGAATTCGCGAAGCAGCTGCACACGTAGCTCATGATACTCCGCAGTTTCCACATCGACATCGCACATGACCGACCTGTTTATCCTGCGAGGTGTGCCCTGCCACGTCCGATCCGATAACGGCCCCGAGTTCATCGCCAAGGCCGTGCGGCACTGGATCGACGCGGTGGGCGCTAACACCGCGTTCATCGAACCGGGTAGTCCTTGGGAGAACGGCTACTGCGAGAGCTTCAACTCGAAGCTCAGGGACGAGTTGCTGAACGGCGAGATCTTCTACTCGCTGGCCGAGGCACGCGTGGTGATCGAGGCGTGGCGGGTCCATTACAACACCGCGCGGCCTCACTCGTCCCTGGGCTATCGGCCACCAGCGCCGGAGGCCGTTCACTGGGCACCGTTTCGAGCTCCGGGATCAGCCCCGCCGCATGCATCTACCTTGGCACCGAGACCCGTCATGCACTAAGGCTGAAACCGGACCACCCGATAGGGGCAGACCAGACCAGCTCCGCGCATTGCAGCCGATTGCCCGGTAAGGCTGAAGCAAGAGCTGCGTTGATTTCCCTGATCAATCGTCGCAGACACTTTCTGCGACCTCGAGAGCCCTGCTGGGTTGAACCACAGTGACGCGGCATTCCCGCACCTGCGTCACGGCCTCGATCTTATCCCCGTGTCCAGAGAACCGGCAGCAGGACAGCCGACCGCAGGCGTGTTAAGCGCCATTGCCCTGGCCAACAGCAGGGTTCGCGCAACTGATCGCCGCGAGGCAAGGAAGAGCGCGACCATCACGAACCAGATCAGCGACGAGGCCAGCCCTTGCTCGGACAGGTCGTCGGTGATCGCGGCGATCCAGAAGCCGGGGCCGAAGACCAGAATCAGGACGACCATGCCGTATTCCAGAAAGGTGACGGCAAGATTGGGCGGCGGCAGCAGGTCGACCGGTTCGGCGGCCAAAGAGACCGGCCGCAAATACGGCACACCTTCCGCGGTTCCTATTCGTTCCTGCGCCAGGACCACCATGCGATCATGTCTGGCATTCCAGACCGCAAGCGAAAGGGAGGCCAGCGAGATGCAGATCAAGGCCGCCGTTCCCAGTGCCATCCGCATCGTCTCGAAGGCCACCAGCGAAATCGCGACTGCGGTTACCATGGGGCCGAGATAGATCATCGAGACGGAAAAGACGATGTAGCCGACAGCGCGACGCAAGACGACAAGCAGCCAGCTGGAAAGGAAAATCGTAGCGGGCAGACAGATCGCGGCCCAACTGACCCAGGCGCGCCAGGAAACGGCCTCGGGCCGGAACAGGGCGAGCGGGTCGTTGAGTTGAAGCAGCGCGGCAAAGTAGAAAACCCCGAACAGGACCGCGCCCAGAAGAGCCGCGCTGCGCAGTTTTCCGTCCCAGCATTCCGGTGCAGATCCCAGTACCAGGCGCACCGACCAGAGATTACGCAGCACCGACATCAGAACCATCCTTCGGGAACCGCTTTCGCTGCCCTGTTTTGCAGGACATTCCAGCCTTCCCGTATATCGTCCGCCGTTTCATTCGCCCAATCCTCTACCCCTTCGGCAGTTTCCACCGCCCAGTCGGCCACATCATGCGCGCTCTCGGAGGCCCAGTCGGCAGTATCCTGCGCGGCTTCGGATGCCCAGTCGGCGGCTTCTCCGGCCTTTTTCGCAGTCCAGTCCGCCGCGCGCTCCATCTGTCGGCCTGCTTCAGCCGCCGTGTCGCCGGCCCATTGCCGGGCGGCGTCATACTTGAGCATCAGATAGTCGGCGAAATCTCCCGTCACCTCGACGGCACCCTGTGCGATCGCCTCCAGCCCGTTCCCGATGGCGGTGTAGAGCTGGTCGCATTTGGTCCCCAGATCCCATCGGTTGGCGATCCAGGTCAGCACCATTCCGACGGCCAGTCCGGTACCGATGCCGGCCGCGACGACAATCGCGGCCGTCCCGAGGGTCAGCGCGGCAGCGCCACCGAAAGCGATTGCGACCGCCGAAATGACCGCTTCCGCTGCGATGGCCGAGATCCCCAACGCGATACCGTCGACGGTCAGGGTGCTCAGCAACAGGCTCCAGTCTCCTCGGGATTGCGGATTGCCGTACCACTCGACGAAATCGATCGTGCCGACGATGAACCAGCCGACGACGGGAAGTTTGCTTGCCGCACCTTCTGCAGAGGGTACGGCCGCAGTTCTCAGATTTCCGCGGGTGGCGGTGACGACCTGTGCCAACCGCGAGCGCGTCATCGCCGCAACGACCCCCGTCATCAGCTGTCGGCCGATACCCGGCTTCATCCGGGCGACGATCACGAGGGCCCCCGAACTGTCGCGCGCGACGCGCAGCGCGCCCTTGCCTCCGTCGACAAGCGCCCTGATCGCCCTCCGTCCGTTCATGCTCCGTACGGCAGCGACCACTTCGGCAATTGCGGGCGCACCGTCCGTTCCGGTCATTCTCAGGTCGATGTCATGTCCGGAGCTTTCGTAAAGGTCCTGCGCGCCCGAGATTTCGTCAATAATCTCCAGGGTGACGAGAATTGCCCTTGCAATCGCCAGCAAGACGTCATCCGGCGCGGTATCGACATCTATTTCGCCCTCGTCCAAAGACAGCGAAGGCGGGGCCTGAAGCACCAGAATTTCCTGTTCAGGCCTTTGCCCTCCCGCTTTGGCGTTCTCGTCGATCTCGCTGAGCAGAACCCCCAGATCCTGCGGGCGTGAATAGGTGAACTCCTGAAGCCTCGAGCAGACAGGATACGTGGTGCCATTCAGGATGACGTCGAGTCTGTTTGTCGTGCCCGTAAGCGTATTGGGCAGGATCATGCGCTCGCCGCTTGGCAGAATGCCGGTAGCTTCGCCATTGACGACGCCTTCCATCAGCAGGCCACCGGACGGCGAGTTTACCCGAAACAGGTTCCCCATCTCGCATCGCGCCAGCGGGTCGTCGCAGTTTACCGTCGTCACTTACGCCTCCTTCCCGATCGAGATCGCGAGGGCAAGCATATCCCTGGACCTGTCGAGATCATGAGCAGAGCCTTGAAGGATGCCGTCGAATCGCCGGTCCTGTTCCGGCGGAAAGCCGAGCATGAGCCTACTCAGGCAATATCTTTCGACCGCGCGCTCCTCGCGCAATCCCAGAGAGATTGCCGATCTTGCCATGCGGTGAAGACTGGTCAGCCTCCTGTCTTCGGACACGCTGGTCGTGGAAGGTATGACCTTTGTCAGTTTCCGGTCGAGTTTCTCGACGAACAGGTCAAGGCGGATGCGTGCAATGTCGCGCCGGAAACCGGGCCATCTGCCCGGAGAGTTTCCCGTCCGAATGTCCCGGCGCAGGTCCGGATGCGACACGTGGGCGATCGACACCATCCCCCTTACCGGTTCGGGCAGTATGAAGGTCATGTCCAGAAGGAAGTGTTCCAGGAACGGTGTCGCGGCTTCGTCATGGCCCTTCAGATAGCGCGCCAGATAAGGCGGCGCCCAGAAGCGGAAAAAGATCCACCTTCCTCCCGCGTCCTGAAATTTTGTGAACTTCCGGAGATGGGACCAGATCATGTCCAGCGACCGACTGCTCCTGATGAAGATCGCTGCGGCATTGTTCCAATATTGGCCGGCAGACTTTCCCCCGGTGAACAGCTTCCGGGTCAGGTCGGACTCCTGTTCCAGACGGACGAGCCATGGCGCGGCGTCTCCCCATTCGTCGCGTGCGTCCCCCTTGAAAAGGCATCTATGGTCCAGACCCGACGCTTCCAGAACCTCGGGAAGCATCGGCATCCGGGCCGCATCTATCAACGCAAGGACGCTATCGCCGTCATCCCCAGCCGGGAACAGATGCGGCATCAGGTCCTCGGGAACCGTCCTTGTCGGCCATTTTCCGAACTGGCTGTCGAGCGGCCTGAAATTCGTGAGAGTCTCGATGTGAAGGGCCGACAGGCCGTCCGAGGACATCTGTCCACCCGGTTTACCTCCGGAAAGGTCCATCCAGAAATCGGCCGTCATTTTAAAAGGTCCATGCCAGAAGGCCCGCTGCGACTGCGTAGGCCAGCATACAAGGCCGTCCCGGCGGCTGCGTGGCGCATCCGGTCGCCGGAGCGTGACGCGGAAAATACGTTCAGTTGGTCAGCGCTCTCGAAGTGGCAGAGCGCCAAGGCGCCCTCGCCTAGGGCGGAGGAAATCCGGCCAATCCGGAGCTCCTGATTGAAAAAGCCTCTCATGAAACACCCTCTTGAATTGCCGCGAAGGTAGTAAGTCCCCGCGCGTCATGGCAACCCCAGGCATCCCCTTACCTTCAGGGACGCTTGGCTATTGGCAGTATCATGCCGATTTGCAGAATGCTGCAAAGCAATGGAAGGTGCTGGAGTGGACACTGTCAGGAAAGCGATCAGGGACAGCTTCCAGAACCTACAGAGCCGATATCGGAAATTGGTTCACCTGTGCTCACGTGGCTTTCCACGAATGACCGCTTCCGTATTTTTTTGGCTGCTCGGGCTTGAGGCGCTCAACGTCGGCTATCGGCAGATGCCAACCAGACGGCGGCCATCTGCGCGGTGTGCGCGCTGAGGCAGGAGATGATGCCCTAGCGGCGCAGTGGACCGGACCCGGCGTCGTTGCGCTATCACATTCTGCGCCTCAAGCCGCAGCTTCCAACGCGAACCCGGGAGCCTGTCCCAACGCAGCGAACGCCGCATCGT is part of the Rhodovulum sp. MB263 genome and encodes:
- a CDS encoding type II toxin-antitoxin system RelE/ParE family toxin, which translates into the protein MAIRIQEAASIRLDEIYRYTRDRWGEAQAETYITGLFAAFEQIDTRGVMSRPVPAEFGVKGYFFRYERHFVYWRRLSNGDIGIVTILHERMHQMDRFKEDFG
- a CDS encoding recombinase family protein; this encodes MQGREASRETGASPSEPDVPAVAYVRMSTDHQKYSTENQLDVIRNYAAARGLQILRVFEDSGRSGLRLDGREALQNLMAEVQSGNADFKAILVYDVSRWGRFQDADEGAYHEHVCSRAGIRVHYCGEQFENDGSIGSNLLKTVKRVMAGEYSRELSVKVFAGQCRLVELGYRQGGAAGYGLRRVLIDEHGNPKGELSRGEQKSLQTDRVILVPGPEEEQRVVQRMYKMFVNEGRTEREIADVLNAEGHWTDLDRPWTRATVHQVLTNEKYIGNNVFAKVSFKLKQRRVVNPREMWIRAEGAYPAIVDQALFMRAREIVDARSRHFSDEELLDALRAILQRQGMLSGLIIDEEDDLPSSSAYRSRFGSLLRAYRLIGYEPDRDYSYIEVNRALRQAHLQVVAEIIAGITRHGGSAVQDPDTDLVRVNDEFTVSIVLARCTATGAGSLRWRIRLDTGLVPDITIAVRMDEVNEAPRDYYVLPSIDMTFSKLKLAEQNGLALDAYRFDTLDFFYALASRARNPEVA
- a CDS encoding DUF4123 domain-containing protein translates to MTADFWMDLSGGKPGGQMSSDGLSALHIETLTNFRPLDSQFGKWPTRTVPEDLMPHLFPAGDDGDSVLALIDAARMPMLPEVLEASGLDHRCLFKGDARDEWGDAAPWLVRLEQESDLTRKLFTGGKSAGQYWNNAAAIFIRSSRSLDMIWSHLRKFTKFQDAGGRWIFFRFWAPPYLARYLKGHDEAATPFLEHFLLDMTFILPEPVRGMVSIAHVSHPDLRRDIRTGNSPGRWPGFRRDIARIRLDLFVEKLDRKLTKVIPSTTSVSEDRRLTSLHRMARSAISLGLREERAVERYCLSRLMLGFPPEQDRRFDGILQGSAHDLDRSRDMLALAISIGKEA
- a CDS encoding addiction module antitoxin, translated to MPRTTTMTVRVSGALSEFVATNVGEDGAYENVSEYIRDLIRRDKERAEHEAFDRLRAELNRAFAAPEDTYKPLTAADVIARNRT